The Acidobacteriota bacterium genome includes a window with the following:
- a CDS encoding hemin receptor has protein sequence MKQAQKVLVQTSFAQVAESAETTAALFYQRLFELDPALRPLFKSDLREQERKLMQMLAVAVSGLDNPAALKPALQRLGARHIAYGVQSHHYQTVGAALLWTLEQGLGAAFTDEMRAAWTAVYTLVSETMQQTMQEAAVAA, from the coding sequence ATGAAGCAGGCACAAAAAGTTTTGGTGCAAACCAGCTTCGCGCAAGTCGCCGAAAGCGCCGAGACCACCGCCGCGCTCTTTTATCAACGGCTTTTTGAACTCGATCCAGCCTTGCGGCCACTTTTCAAAAGCGACCTGCGCGAACAGGAGCGCAAGCTGATGCAGATGCTGGCCGTGGCCGTCAGCGGACTCGACAACCCGGCGGCGCTCAAACCCGCGTTGCAACGGCTGGGCGCGCGGCATATCGCCTACGGAGTTCAATCACACCATTACCAAACCGTCGGCGCGGCGCTGCTCTGGACGCTCGAACAAGGGCTGGGCGCGGCGTTCACCGACGAGATGCGCGCGGCCTGGACGGCGGTTTATACGCTGGTCAGCGAGACGATGCAACAAACCATGCAAGAGGCGGCGGTTGCTGCCTGA
- a CDS encoding delta-60 repeat domain-containing protein, giving the protein MLRKYDTISRQALRLVLAVSVITLLLTGAARSQTAADGFNPSVNGNVFAMAAQSDGKLIIGGSFSVVNGQPRSNLARLNADGSLDASFNPGANNGVYALTVQANDQIIVGGGFTTLGGQARSRLARLNGNGTLDNTFNNSGANNVIGAIALQPNGQILVGGAFTALAGQTQNRVGRLNSDGTLDAGFSAAANFDVRAFAVQADGRIVIGGESRPSTGKRAITWRASMPTARLTPGLIQM; this is encoded by the coding sequence ATGTTACGCAAGTACGACACAATTTCACGGCAGGCGCTGCGGCTGGTTTTGGCCGTCAGCGTAATAACACTCTTGCTCACCGGCGCGGCGCGGTCGCAAACGGCGGCGGACGGCTTCAATCCCAGCGTCAACGGCAACGTCTTCGCAATGGCGGCGCAATCCGACGGCAAGCTCATCATCGGCGGCAGCTTCAGCGTGGTGAATGGGCAGCCACGCAGCAATCTGGCACGGCTCAATGCCGACGGCAGCCTTGATGCGAGTTTTAATCCGGGCGCGAACAACGGCGTCTATGCCCTGACGGTGCAAGCGAACGACCAGATCATTGTCGGCGGCGGCTTCACCACGTTGGGCGGGCAAGCGCGCAGCCGCCTCGCGCGGCTGAACGGCAATGGCACTCTCGACAACACGTTCAATAATTCGGGCGCGAATAACGTGATAGGGGCCATCGCCCTACAGCCGAACGGACAGATACTGGTCGGCGGCGCATTCACGGCGCTGGCTGGGCAAACACAAAACAGAGTCGGGCGGCTCAATAGCGACGGTACGCTCGACGCCGGTTTCAGCGCCGCCGCCAACTTCGATGTCCGAGCCTTCGCCGTGCAAGCCGATGGGCGCATAGTGATCGGCGGCGAATCACGACCGTCAACGGGCAAACGCGCAATCACCTGGCGCGCGTCAATGCCGACGGCACGCTTGACGCCGGGTTTAATCCAAATGTGA
- a CDS encoding VCBS repeat-containing protein, with the protein MYALARYANGQIAVGGAFATINGAGHANLGRLNADSSTDTSFNPAANGAVFALYAEGTDNLYVGGNFTTLNGQPRGYFGELNGSGALFVYPGGNLNGPVYSFAPLASNTLVLGGGFTTVDGQPRQHLARIFQVNNALDANWNPGADGLVNALALQADGKLLAGGPFATLGGQARANLGRLSATAGSMLRWSLFNNATQIGFLWSGDLPDVTRHTYEYSTNGINYSFLGTGLSVPVAGLPVAQNIYLRFRGYYSTGEGNGSGSIVESVCQFYLPSCTFTLNPASQNFAAAGGAGSVALTASNANCAWTAQSNAAWLTPNVNSGSGSANIGFTFTANPGNGSRTGTLTIAGQTVTVTQTSALPSGCGSLTLNPAALPNAQMNAAYNQTVTATGGAGGYSFAVTNGALPNGLQLAATGQLTGTPTQSGAFTFTVTVIDGVACTKANSYTLTVNPAQQAKAKKGDFDGDGKADLAVWTPSTGDWAIVKSGNNQTQTVKWGAGFAPYNDVLVPGDYDGDSKTDQAIWRGADSIWYIRKSSDNQAILDLWGANYAPYFDVPTPGDFDGDGKTDLAVWRPTNGTWYVKRSSDSSYLIEVWGQPGDTPVAADYDGDGKTDFAVWRPGTGDWLIKQSSGGTQTIQWGAGYAPYFDVPVVADYDGDGKTDFAVWRLSTGDWLIKQSSGGAQTIQWGAGYAPYFDVPVAADYDGDGKADLAIWRGQDSLWYIRPSATPSSPVLQLWGANYAPYFDVPVPADYDGDGKADIAVWRPTTGTWYVLRSSNHTNLIQAHGQQGDVPVPAQGVK; encoded by the coding sequence GTGTATGCGCTGGCGCGGTACGCGAACGGCCAAATCGCGGTGGGCGGCGCTTTCGCCACTATCAATGGCGCGGGGCACGCCAACCTCGGGCGGCTCAATGCCGACAGCAGTACTGACACGTCCTTCAACCCCGCGGCGAACGGGGCGGTTTTCGCGTTGTATGCTGAGGGCACCGATAATCTTTACGTGGGCGGCAACTTTACGACGCTGAACGGCCAGCCGCGCGGCTATTTCGGAGAATTGAATGGAAGCGGCGCGCTGTTTGTATATCCGGGCGGAAACCTGAATGGGCCGGTTTACAGCTTCGCTCCGCTCGCTTCCAACACACTGGTGCTGGGCGGCGGCTTCACGACCGTGGACGGACAACCGCGCCAACATCTGGCGCGCATATTCCAAGTGAACAATGCACTCGATGCGAATTGGAATCCGGGCGCGGACGGCTTGGTCAATGCGCTTGCCTTGCAAGCGGACGGCAAGCTGCTGGCCGGCGGCCCGTTTGCCACCCTTGGCGGCCAGGCGCGCGCGAATCTGGGCCGCCTGTCCGCCACGGCGGGGAGCATGCTGCGATGGAGTTTGTTCAACAACGCTACTCAGATTGGCTTTTTGTGGAGCGGAGACCTTCCTGACGTCACCCGCCACACGTATGAGTACTCGACTAACGGCATCAATTACAGTTTTCTGGGAACGGGTCTTTCGGTGCCTGTGGCGGGACTGCCGGTCGCGCAAAACATCTACTTGCGCTTTCGTGGCTACTACAGCACGGGCGAAGGCAACGGCTCCGGCTCCATCGTTGAATCGGTGTGCCAGTTTTATCTGCCGTCCTGCACGTTCACGCTCAATCCCGCGAGCCAGAACTTTGCGGCGGCGGGCGGCGCGGGCAGCGTTGCCTTGACGGCTTCCAACGCGAATTGCGCGTGGACGGCGCAGAGCAATGCCGCGTGGCTCACGCCTAACGTGAACAGCGGCAGTGGCAGCGCCAACATCGGCTTCACCTTCACGGCCAACCCCGGCAATGGGTCACGCACCGGCACGTTGACCATCGCCGGGCAAACCGTAACCGTCACGCAAACGTCCGCACTGCCGTCCGGTTGCGGCTCGCTCACCTTGAATCCAGCAGCCTTGCCGAATGCGCAGATGAATGCCGCGTATAACCAGACAGTGACGGCCACAGGCGGCGCGGGGGGCTACAGCTTCGCGGTCACCAACGGCGCGTTGCCCAACGGTTTGCAATTGGCCGCCACTGGGCAATTGACCGGCACCCCCACACAAAGCGGCGCGTTCACGTTTACCGTTACAGTTATTGACGGGGTCGCTTGTACCAAAGCAAATAGCTACACGCTGACCGTCAACCCGGCGCAACAGGCCAAAGCCAAGAAAGGCGATTTCGACGGCGACGGCAAAGCCGATCTCGCTGTCTGGACGCCCAGCACCGGCGATTGGGCAATTGTGAAGAGCGGCAACAACCAGACACAAACTGTCAAATGGGGCGCGGGCTTTGCGCCCTACAACGATGTGCTTGTGCCGGGTGACTATGATGGCGACAGCAAGACCGATCAGGCCATTTGGCGCGGGGCCGATAGCATTTGGTACATCCGCAAGAGCAGCGATAACCAAGCCATTCTCGATCTCTGGGGCGCGAACTATGCGCCGTACTTTGACGTGCCCACACCAGGTGATTTTGACGGCGATGGCAAGACCGATCTGGCGGTCTGGCGGCCCACGAATGGCACCTGGTACGTCAAACGCAGTTCCGACAGCAGCTACCTGATCGAAGTCTGGGGGCAGCCGGGCGACACGCCCGTGGCGGCGGATTACGACGGCGATGGTAAGACGGACTTCGCGGTTTGGCGGCCCGGCACGGGCGACTGGCTCATCAAGCAAAGCAGCGGCGGCACGCAAACCATCCAATGGGGCGCGGGCTATGCGCCGTACTTCGATGTGCCGGTGGTGGCGGATTACGACGGCGATGGTAAGACGGATTTCGCGGTGTGGCGGCTCAGCACGGGCGATTGGCTCATCAAGCAAAGCAGCGGCGGCGCGCAAACCATTCAGTGGGGGGCGGGTTATGCGCCATACTTCGACGTGCCGGTGGCGGCGGATTACGACGGCGATGGCAAGGCCGACCTGGCGATTTGGCGCGGGCAGGATTCGCTCTGGTACATCCGCCCCAGCGCCACGCCCAGCAGCCCCGTGCTGCAACTGTGGGGGGCGAACTACGCGCCCTATTTCGATGTGCCGGTGCCGGCGGATTATGACGGCGACGGTAAGGCCGACATCGCGGTCTGGCGGCCCACGACGGGGACGTGGTATGTGTTGCGCAGTTCGAACCACACGAACCTGATTCAAGCGCACGGGCAACAGGGTGATGTGCCGGTGCCCGCGCAGGGCGTTAAATAA